AGCATCCGCACAAACAAGGCGGCAGCGAAGCCGACGCCCTTACAGGCCACGTTAAAGGGCAGGTTCTTGGCATCCGGGCGTGGCATGTCCGCATCGGCCCCCAGACAGGCCTCCCATGCGGAATGGTCTTCGATGCGATAAAGCGCCGGATTGAGCCTGCGTTCCAGGCTGCCCGCCCTGTCCGACTGGTTCTCCATTTTGCCGTCGGGAAGCCCGGCATGGTGCCCGGCAATACAGTAGGCCAGAAGTTTGCCGGCTTCGCCCCATTTCTGCACGGCATGGCGGGCCCCTGCCGTGGAATGGTCGGTGCGCACCTCTTCGCCCCGCACGCGGCGCTGAAATACGGTTGAGGCCTTGCCGATGTCGTGCAGCAAGCCACAGGCCGCTCCCCACGACCCTGCGCCAAACCGCTTGGCAAATACCTCGGCCATCGTGGCAACATTTTGCAAATGTTCTCGCAGGCGCTGATTTGGCCGAGCAAGCAGATCGAACGGCACATCCCCTTCCCTCTCCATGGAACCTCCAGCATTTGTTGTTCATGGTGCACAATACTGCGACAAATGGCTTGCAGCGTGAGCCTGGAGGGTCAACTGCCGTTACAACCGGAGGATTCTCGTTGCTTCCTCTGCGACAAAGCGCTTCAGGCTTTCCGGCCCTTCAACCTGCACCCTGACTCCCCGCAGCGCATAGATTTCGGGAAGTTCATGCGCCAGGCCGTCTGGCGCCTTCTGCTCGAAACGATAGCTTGGCGCCTCGCGATCCCAGATTATGGAGGCGTTGGGTCTGTCGCGAAGATATTCCATGTCGCGCTTGAAGGTGGCGCGGAAAACGCCGAGCTCGACCCAAAATACGGCGAGGGGCACAGTCCGGCGTTCGGTGAGGAGGTGGTTGATGTGGCACAGACGTTCGGTGCTGTTCATGTTGATTTGAATACAGCCTAACTCATTCCACCTCAACAGCTATTTCGGCCACGCTGATTCGTTTCCCAAGCTTCTGCCTCCTCACGAGAACAAAACCGTCAGCCGCCATGAAAGACTCAAGCATGACATCCCACTAAATATACGCAATATTACGGTGTACAGAGATAGCATTCGCCTTGGACCACCTGCCCACAGAACTTGCTCACTTCACACGGAATGACCATATTCACCTATTCATGAGCACATTCCCCGCTCACCCCTTCCGCCAGACAGCGTCCCGCCCCTGGCTGGCGCAGTGCACGACGCCCTGCGCCTTGAGGTCATCCAAGACGCGCCGGATGGTCGAATGGCTGATCCCGACGCAAATCTGTTCCAGGTCGGCCCAGCGGGACTCTTCGGGCATCTCGCCCGCTTTTCTTTTGCGCCTTGGACTTGGCCCTGCCCGCTGCGTCTCGCCCCAGCAGCACCCCCGTGCACGTGCGACCAGACGCCAAAACTTGCGAAGTCAGTCGCACGACAAAAAGAATCGTGCGGGCTATACGTCCTGTGCTTCCGGCACTATACGGAAGACAAGAGGCCCCGTTCCCCTTCACCCCCAAACAAGGAGGCACGCCATGAAGGGCGACCACGATCATTCCCACGACCACGCGCACGAGCACACGCATAGCCACGACCACGCGCACTCGCACCCCGGCATCGGGGAGCACAGCCACCCGCACGAACACACCCACAGCCACGACCATCACCACCAGCACGCGCATCCCCACGAGCACGCGCACGGCGAGCAGGACCACGCACACGACCACGGCCACGACCACGGCCCCCACGAGCACGAGCACCCCGGCCACGAGCACGAGGCCCACGACCACAAGCACTAGCACAGCACAACGCCCGGAGGCCCACGGCGCACCTTGCCGCAGGCCTCCGGCGCCTTTGGGCGCGCGGACGTGTCGGCCTTAGCCGCCCCTGCGGCCGCGTTTCGGGGAAAAAGCCGCGCACACCACGAAAAGCGCGCTGGAGGCCAGCACGATGGAGGCCCCGGCGGGCAAGTCCATCTGGTAGGACAAAAACAGCCCCGCCTCGCAGGACACGACCCCGAACAGCGCGGCAAGCAGAAACATGCGCCGCAGGCTGTAGGTGAGCTGGTAGGCCGCAGCCGCCGGATTGATGATCAGGCTGTACACAAGCAGCCCGCCCACGCTGGGCAGGCAGGCGGTCACGGTGACGCCGGTGAAGCACAGAATGGCATAAAAGATGGCCGTGGCGGGAAGCCCGGCCGCCGCCGCGATCTCCCTGTGGCAGGCCACGGCCTGAATCTCCTTGTAGAACAGGCCGAGCGCGGCCACGGCGGCCAGGGTCACCCCGCCCAAGAGCCAGACATCCCTTGCCGAAACCGTGAGGATGTTGCCCCAGAAAAGCCCCAGGGCCTCCGCCTTGGACCCCGGCAGCAGGCCGATGCACAGG
This genomic stretch from Humidesulfovibrio mexicanus harbors:
- a CDS encoding metal ABC transporter permease, yielding MDFGLFEHAFMRHALLAGAFAGVCCSLAGVFAVLMRLTFIGVCLAHAAFAGGLLAMVLGLDPLLGSLVLSLASAAVIGPMSDRGDFSPDTAVGIVFSTMLGAAILCIGLLPGSKAEALGLFWGNILTVSARDVWLLGGVTLAAVAALGLFYKEIQAVACHREIAAAAGLPATAIFYAILCFTGVTVTACLPSVGGLLVYSLIINPAAAAYQLTYSLRRMFLLAALFGVVSCEAGLFLSYQMDLPAGASIVLASSALFVVCAAFSPKRGRRGG